The following are encoded in a window of Candida dubliniensis CD36 chromosome 4, complete sequence genomic DNA:
- a CDS encoding mitochondrial outer membrane protein, putative (Similar to S. cerevisiae MMM1;~In S. cerevisiae: involved in import and assembly of outer membrane beta-barrel proteins), which yields MSQGLIETTTIVETRELGHQIHASLLEQLKLQQEELLQQQRDLFFQEQQLQQQANHPVSNNGNTWSFTQGLVIGQISVIFIIIVFVKFFVFADSSSHIPTKPGLDGATGVIVKRNKKKQHLNGQFANDDGNEDDISLNSNESKISSILEKTYYDVNNHASESLDWFNVLVAQTISQLRSEALLKDNIYHSLNNFLTNAKLPDFIDTINLTEIDIGDDFPIFSNCRIKYGEDLKRLEAKIDVDLSDTLTLGIATKLLLNQPRPLTAVLPVSLTVSIVRFSGCLTVSLINTKDIDLKNFNKASNMNGYSKENGSADSASDNDEDEDDGGTALMFSFSPDYRLEFIVKSLIGSRAKLQDVPKISSLIENQLRTWFIERCVEPRFQVVRLPSLWPRTKNTREPVIKKTPTTSTTINGTSAATVTTPGEFVNSNI from the coding sequence ATGTCACAGGGTTTAATAGAAACGACAACAATAGTTGAGACAAGAGAGCTAGGTCATCAAATCCATGCATCTTTACTTGAACAATTGAAGTTGCAACAGGAAGAGTTgctacaacaacaacgtgACTTGTTTTTCCAAGAACAACagttacaacaacaagcaaACCATCCAGTTTccaataatggtaatactTGGAGTTTTACTCAAGGGTTAGTAATTGGACAAATTAGtgtaatatttattataattgtatttgtcaagttttttgtttttgctgATTCTTCATCACATATTCCCACAAAACCTGGTCTTGATGGTGCCACAGGCGTAATCGTAAAGCGTAATAAAAAGAAGCAACATTTGAACGGACAATTTGCTAATGACGATGGAAACGAGGATGACATATCTTTGAATAGCAATGAACTGAAgatatcatcaattttggaaaagaCCTATTACGATGTCAATAATCATGCTCTGGAGTCATTGGATTGGTTCAATGTTTTAGTGGCTCAAACGATTTCTCAATTAAGAAGTGAGGCATTATTAAAAGATAACATTTACCATTCcttaaacaattttttaacCAATGCAAAATTACCTGATTTTATTGATACTATAAATTTAACTGAAATTGACATTGGTGATGATTTCCCaatcttttcaaattgtcGAATAAAATATGGAGAGGACTTGAAAAGATTGGAAGCAAAgattgatgttgatttatCAGATACATTGACTTTAGGAATAGCTACcaaattgttgttaaatCAACCAAGACCATTGACGGCAGTTTTACCTGTGAGTTTGACTGTTTCAATTGTGAGGTTTTCTGGCTGTTTAACTGTGTCTTTGATAAATACAAaagatattgatttgaagaaCTTCAATAAAGCAAGTAATATGAATGGGTATAGTAAGGAGAATGGTAGTGCAGACAGTGCGAGCGacaatgatgaagatgaagatgatggtGGTACTGCATtaatgttttctttttccccAGATTATAGATTAGAATTTATTGTCAAGTCTTTGATTGGATCAAGAGCAAAATTACAGGATGTTCCTAAGATTTCTTCATTGATAGAGAATCAGTTAAGGACCTGGTTTATTGAAAGATGTGTAGAACCAAGATTTCAGGTAGTAAGACTACCTTCGTTATGGCCGAGAACTAAAAATACCAGAGAACCTGTTATTAAAAaaacaccaacaacatcCACAACTATCAACGGTACAAGTGCAGCTACTGTCACTACACCAGGTGAATTTGTAAATAGCAATATATGA
- a CDS encoding CTP:phosphocholine cytidylyltransferase, putative (Similar to S. cerevisiae PCT1;~In S. cerevisiae: rate-determining enzyme of the CDP-choline pathway for phosphatidylcholine synthesis), with the protein MARLTRKKTIEKELNGSSKITRTLSMESISSLFKRNKKRKHNDDNDSSINSSDNENNNITDEDTHHIESKPNHKKRKIKTKAEEEFEANEKKLDEELPIDLRKFRPRGFKFNLPPTDRPIRIYADGVFDLFHLGHMKQLEQAKKSFPNVELVCGIPSDIETHKRKGLTVLTDEQRCETLMHCKWVDEVIPNAPWCVTPEFLQEHKIDYVAHDDLPYASGDSDDIYKPIKEQGKFLTTQRTEGISTSDIITKIIRDYDKYLMRNFSRGATRKELNVSWLKMNELEFKKHINDFRTYWMKNKTNINNVSRDLYFEIREFMRGKKFDFQKFIDDANSQNSSNHGSDEESTNSSKVSSPLSDFASKYIGNRNKDLNRRGILNNFKDWINRDDHSEQDTEEEIKPIVIKPIRRSRRLSGGSNSSAPSTPVKRTAASVSTTPRKKSPLKKSSSVKNTPKTK; encoded by the coding sequence atggCTAGGCTTActagaaagaaaacaattgagAAAGAACTCAATGGATCGTCTAAAATCACAAGAACTTTATCAATGGAATCGATTTCTTCGTTATTTAAacgaaataaaaaaagaaagcataatgatgataatgattcaaGCATTAATTCCAGTGATAATGAGAACAATAACATAACTGATGAAGATACACATCACATTGAAAGTAAACCAAATCataagaaaagaaaaattaaaacaaaagcaGAAGAGGAATTTGAAGCcaatgaaaagaaattggaCGAAGAATTGCCAATTGATTTGCGGAAATTTAGACCAAGAGggtttaaatttaatttaccTCCTACGGATCGACCAATTAGGATCTATGCTGACggtgtttttgatttgtttcaTTTGGGTCATATGAAACAATTGGAACAAGCtaaaaaatcatttccTAATGTTGAATTAGTTTGTGGTATTCCTTCAGATATTGAAACCCATAAGCGTAAGGGATTGACGGTTTTAACTGATGAACAACGGTGTGAAACCTTGATGCATTGTAAATGGGTCGATGAAGTTATTCCTAATGCCCCTTGGTGTGTTACCCCTGAGTTTTTGCAAGAacataaaattgattatgtTGCACATGACGATTTGCCCTATGCAAGTGGCGACAGTGATGACATCTATAAACCCATAAAAGAACAAGGGAAATTCTTAACAACCCAGAGAACAGAGGGTATTTCTACTTCAGATATAATTACTAAGATTATTCGTGATTACGATAAGTATTTGATGAGAAACTTTTCTCGGGGTGCCACtagaaaagaattgaatgtTAGTTGGttaaaaatgaatgaaCTAGAGTTCAAGAAACACATCAATGATTTCAGAACTTATTGGATGAAGAATAAAACCAACATTAACAATGTTTCACGTGACTTGTATTTTGAGATTAGAGAATTTATGAGAGGTAAAAAGTTTGATTTTCAGAAATTTATTGACGATGCTAATAGTCAAAATAGTAGTAACCATGGTAGTGATGAAGAGTCAACGAATTCTTCCAAGGTGAGTTCCCCTTTGAGTGATTTTGCCTCAAAATATATTGGTAACAGAAATAAAGATTTGAACCGTAGAGGcattttgaataattttaaGGACTGGATAAACCGTGACGATCATTCTGAACAAGACACTGAAGAAGAGATCAAACCAATTGTTATCAAACCAATCAGAAGAAGTCGTAGATTAAGTGGTGGTAGTAACAGTAGTGCCCCTAGTACTCCGGTAAAGAGAACTGCTGCTAGTGTTTCAACTACTCCAAGAAAGAAGTcaccattgaaaaaatcttCCAGTGTTAAAAACACTCCAAAGACAAAATAA
- a CDS encoding uncharacterized protein (conserved hypothetical protein), translated as MTTYEKIVKGATKVKVAAPKPKYIEPILMATSLDHSLISKENFNTIMRTLQARLHDSSWSVVYKALIVIHLMIREGDKNVTLDYLSNQASPNILNLNNNNIIKNSNSFSSDIKFITRYAKYLHTRVKQFESTGVDYVRDERSNNNTNQQGGRLRLLEVDKGLLREVESVQKQIDSLLKNNFMENEINNDIVLTAFRLLVNDLLALFQELNEGVINILEHYFEMSKVDAERSLKIYKKFVDQTKFVIDYLRVAKHLEYATKLHVPTIKHAPTALTSSLEEYLDDPNFEINRRQYLAEKRGKENVGSKPTQSIFNKKNSKNESTEQQQQQQQQSAEKKHQLQSTSSDLNRHSSLVVQQTYNPWNTMFVPIVGIVDPSQQDQAQQQALQQQAQQQVLQQQAPQQQQALFSQLPSISQGQTLQSTFTGVGFGGYGSQPQQLQPQHTNPFIQPTSQLQQPQQPQQPIGLQRSNTNPFSSMATGQHQLSQQQFAQPYGQSNLNQQPQPLQAQSTNPFANTRFASASHTTAFTMDNGSIQQQQQQPQKIQASATGNNPFKVSQTTSQLFDNYAHNQQQHPHQQLKPQATAGGLEHLPTIPVFPETQQEAQKQFYFQNAQTGLYSQAFSSQQQQQQVQQYNNHDGPSLI; from the coding sequence ATGACCACATATGAAAAGATTGTCAAGGGTGCTACTAAAGTGAAGGTAGCAGCCCCTAAACCGAAATATATTGAACCCATATTAATGGCTACATCGTTGGATCATTCCCTTATTTCTAAAGAGAACTTCAACACTATAATGAGAACATTACAAGCACGATTACACGACAGTTCATGGTCGGTTGTTTATAAAGCCTTGATTGTGATTCATTTGATGATCAGAGAAGGGGATAAAAATGTGACGTTAGATTATTTAAGCAACCAAGCATCtccaaatattttaaatttgaacaataataatatcatcaaaaaCAGCAATAGTTTCAGTTCtgatatcaaatttattaccaGATATGCCAAATATTTACACACTCGAGTCAAACAGTTTGAATCAACGGGTGTGGATTATGTTAGAGATGAAAGGTCAAATAACAATACCAATCAACAAGGTGGAAGATTGAGATTACTTGAAGTGGACAAAGGTTTGTTAAGAGAAGTTGAAAGCGTCcagaaacaaattgattcattattgaaaaacaatttcatgGAAAATGAgataaataatgatatcgTATTGACTGCATTCAGATTATTGGTCAATGATTTGTTGGCTCTTTTCCAAGAATTGAACGAAGGTGTCATAAATATCTTGGAgcattattttgaaatgtCAAAAGTTGATGCTGAAAGATCTTTAAAGatatacaaaaaatttgtaGATCAAACTAAATTTGTCATTGATTATTTGAGAGTGGCCAAGCATTTGGAGTATGCTACCAAGTTGCATGTTCCAACTATCAAACATGCACCTACAGCTTTGACGAGTTCCTTAGAGGAGTATTTAGATGATCCGaactttgaaattaatCGAAGACAATATTTAGCAGAAAAAAGAGGAAAAGAGAATGTCGGCCTGAAACCAACCCAATCTATATTTAATAAGAAGAATAGTAAGAATGAATCTACcgaacaacaacaacaacaacaacaacaatcagCCGAGAAAAAACACCAATTACAAAGCACTAGTAGTGATTTGAATAGACATAGTTCATTGGTTGTACAGCAGACTTATAATCCATGGAATACTATGTTTGTTCCGATTGTTGGAATTGTGGATCCCCTGCAACAAGACCAGGCACAACAGCAAGCTTTGCAGCAACAGGCTCAGCAGCAAGTATTACAACAGCAGGCCCCACAGCAGCAACAGGCATTGTTTTCGCAATTGCCATCCATTTCTCAAGGTCAAACTTTGCAGTCTACATTTACTGGTGTTGGATTTGGAGGATATGGCtcacaaccacaacagtTACAACCGCAGCATACAAACCCATTTATTCAACCTACTTCGCAATTACAGCAACCACAACAGCCGCAACAACCAATAGGGTTACAGAGGTCCAACACAAACCCATTTTCAAGTATGGCGACAGGTCAACATCAACTTTCGCAACAACAGTTTGCTCAGCCATATGGCCAACTGAATTTGAACCAGCAACCGCAACCGTTACAAGCACAGTCGACTAACCCATTTGCTAATACAAGATTTGCATCTGCTAGTCATACCACAGCATTTACAATGGATAATGGatcaattcaacaacaacaacaacagccTCAAAAAATACAAGCTAGTGCAACTGGTAATAATCCATTTAAAGTATCCCAAACTACACTGCAgttatttgataattatgCACATAACCAACAACAGCATCCacatcaacaattgaaaccaCAAGCTACAGCTGGTGGGTTGGAGCATTTGCCCACCATTCCAGTTTTCCCGGAGACTCAACAAGAAGCCCAAAAAcagttttattttcaaaatgcACAAACTGGGCTATACAGCCAAGCATTTCTGtcacaacagcaacaacaacaagtgCAACAATATAACAATCATGATGGTCCAAGCTTAATTTGA
- a CDS encoding CDC25-like phosphatase, putative (Similar to S. pombe IBP1;~In S. pombe: may play a role in DNA replication checkpoint via regulation of hsk1 or may act downstream of hsk1 in an S-phase regulatory pathway), translating to MTKIYSLSDLKFIKPKTLKSWFTNGSSPHGKFCVVDVRDSDFVGGHIKGCYHYPAANFHYTLNELYQKIYQNKIQDIVFHCALSQVRGPSSTLKFLRGIDDITDSKVKKYLNGDNIQVYVLHGGFTKWQEEYGNDNEVTEAYDQEIWEFGS from the coding sequence ATGACTAAGATCTATTCATTAtctgatttgaaatttattaaaccCAAAACATTAAAATCATGGTTCACAAATGGTTCATCTCCGCATGGCAAATTttgtgttgttgatgtACGAGATTCAGATTTTGTTGGAGGTCATATCAAAGGCTGCTATCACTATCCTGCAGCCAATTTCCACTACACGTTGAATGaattatatcaaaaaatataCCAGAATAAAATACAAGATATTGTTTTCCATTGTGCTTTATCCCAAGTAAGGGGTCCTTCAAGCACATTAAAATTCTTACGTGgaattgatgatataaCTGATTCCAAAGTGAAAAAGTATTTAAATGGTGATAATATTCAAGTGTACGTGTTACACGGTGGCTTCACTAAATGGCAAGAAGAATATggaaatgataatgaagtGACGGAGGCTTATGATCAAGAAATATGGGAGTTTGGCTCCTAG